The window AGACCTTCAGAGGTCCCACATCTGGTTCTGGACGCACTTCAGCAGCCCGGTGACCCCGAGGGAGGAGATATTGCTCCAGCAGAACTGTCGGAGGACGCTGTTGGACTGAGAGTTGCTCAACAGTTGGTGAGTCACGCAAAGGCAGCCGGTTCCAGCGATAACATCACGGTGATGCTGGTGTTCCTGCGTCCACTGGAGCAGCTGCTGGCTCAACACTCCAGCACAGGAACTGCACAAGCAACTCAGGACTCCACTTCCCAAGATGCAGCACAGAAGTGAAGGAGGAGGTCTGCTGCCAAGACACCACTGTGCCAAGCTACTGCCTGACTCAtcatttttcatacttttttttttttttcagaaaaccTGCAGATTGACAAAGCTCATGTGAATCtaacagaacacacaaacaaactgctttgGAGGGAAAGTATTGATCCAACCGTATTATGACCATTTGAAAAGGTGTGATGGTGCTTATGCAGGGACAGATAAACCAAGCTGAGCCCCATACTTAACCTGTTACCTTAACCCAGAAACCAGCCAGTATTACACTGGAAAACTAACCCTCACTAGTCTCATTCTCTGAATTCATTCACTGAGTTCAGCTCCGTTtctttttgtgacttttcaaAGACATGATGTTCTGGTTTTAACCTTTAGTATTGACTGTTTCATGTGATAGTGACTCTTTCTAAAgagctttgtgtttgtgtgagattCTCTTATGGAAGCAAAGAAAGGTCATTTGAATCTCATAAGAAACTGAATAATTGTAATTTTGAACCATTATGAATTCTTgaaatgcctttttttaaaaatagtcaaTAAATTCAGCTGTATTTAAATTTGAGAATTAAGTATTCAGTAGTGATGAAGTTTCACAATCAGTGTTAATCTGCTTATAAGATTTCAAATCTTTTTGCCTTTCTTTGCCTCTATATCGTCTGTGCCAGGAACTCAAGCTTGTCCTCTATACTGTCATCTGTCATTACAGTCTGTTACCTTTTTTAAGCTCTTGTATTAGTATTTTTTGTCAAGCTTCAGTTCTCATCCATGTCATCTAATCCATATATTCGATGCATGGTCAGTATTAAATGTGCTTTTTGGTATGCACTCTGTATCGTGGAGCTTATAGATGCAAAAACAAGTCTCAGTACCTCAGGACCTGCAGTGTTATTGGATTCACACTGACATCCCAAGTAACTCAGACAGTGCCTCCATCAGTCACGGCTCAGTGAAACGCCTTGGAAAgctcttgttgttgttgggttGCAGTGGACAGTTTTAGTGTTCCATGAGGGAAACTGAATCCTTAGAGGAGCTTTTGCCATCTTCATTCTCAAATATGCCTTCAAGAACTTTAATCAGTCTATCTGTAATGCCGAGCTCTGTGACTATTAAAAGAATTACACTGTGCACACCGTAGGAAATGACTTGGATGAAGTCAGTAAATCTTGCAACTGGCCCTAAACTGTAATTTTGAAGGAATAGGAGAATgacacagtttgtttgtttttttctatttctgagCGTCATGCAGAAACGGGAACAAAATGACACAGCGATCAGAGAGGCAACTGTATAGTCAGTATTTTAGTTTTAAAGGAGGAGTGTGCCAAAACATGAGCTTGGTATGCTGAGGTGAGGTAGTATTGATGtggaacattttatttactgaaCCACCTGACAGTATTTCTGAGtcctgtgtttgatttttcatATCTTCAAATAACCATTCTTAACCATGTGTTATTGAGAACATTATCAATATTTCAGCTGTAATGATTTTTGGATTGTAATAACACACTGtaatattctgtttcactgaCAAGATGCTGTTTTGTATGATTTTTATGCTTCAACCGCTGGATTAAAAGCAATGAGGATAGAAAAGaagatgtgtgttcatattttaaGGCAAAGTGAATGGAAGGGAATCCATAAAAGGAAGTGAGGGttgttgatttgttgatttgCACAGGTTACTTCCCAAATAACAGAAAACTTATTTACACTGTACAGAAATGTTTTAGCATTAAGAAACGGAAAGAAGAGTTTTGTAAGTTAGGACCTCTGTGTCTGattgaaaactttttttctgtttgtcaggtGTTAGGGAAGATGAAGACTGAAGATTTAGAAGTGCATTAGCTTCAACATAAATGAAATGATCTATATTGCATCTTATATATCAAAGTACATATTTGGAACACGTTCATGTAAACTGTAAGATGCTGAGAAATTTGCATGTAGTTTTTAGTACTATGGTACAGTATGAGAAGTAAGGGTAAATAAAAAGTCACTGTTTTCCACAAATATATTACACTAATATATTTTGTTATAGTGTTATCGCCGTAATCATAACGTGTTCCCTTCAAGTTCTCATTGATGACAATTTCAAGAAATTTAGTGGTTGAGACTTGTCTCAGGTGAGATTTTTCATTAAGTTGTCTTCTTTAATCAGTGAGCATACCCTCTGCAAACCTGAATGGAGAACTATTTGGATCCATTTAGTAAATCCTTTATATGAATAAGGAATAATAATGGCCTAAGAATGGAGCACAGATACACTGAGGCTAGTCTTCCACATCATGTAGTTATTTCAATGATGTCAATGGGGCAGCCTGTGACATGAGTGGAGTGCACCAGCTAATATTTACTTTTTGCACAATTTATTGTGCTAGCAAATGAGCTTAAAAACAGCACTACAAAAAGCAGTGACCTCAGTTACATTCTGAATATGAGATTGGAGCAACAGAAGATATAAAAGGTTGATGAAACATCTGACACATTACCGTAGGCTCGCATACTGTAAATTTAACAAACTCTTGCAGAAATggttctttcagtttgttgtgaAGACCTCAACCCATCCAGCACCTTCGGGATGAACTGCAACACCGACTGTGAGGCAGACCTACCTCATCACCCcacatcagtgttggacctcatCAATGCTGTTGTTGACATGTTCAACTAACACCCACAGAGGGAATGTTTGGGTGTCTACATACTTTTGgcaatgtacagtatagaaCATATAGAGTGCAGATGTGATTTCATCACATTTAGCTGGTGGTCTAACATCTACTGTGCTCTAGTTTTCTGTAATCTTGTGAACACAGTGTGAACACATTCTATTGAGAGGTGAAGGTAAGCGCGGGTTCAGTTTctgtaacaaaacacacaacacaaacattataatcaggggttttatttttaatgctaaaaaagtattcaatatatatacaaattatttatttcatatatacacacaataccATCTCTACAGCAGCTCTACAGCAGCTCTACAGCGTGGATGTTGTGTGGAGAGTTGTTGAGCTCTGAGTATTAGTTTGACTGGAAGTCATTGTCATGCTCACAGCTTCTTCCTGTGCCTGAATCAACATGACATTGCACTATGAGTATAAAGCAACAGAGATCTGAAACATTAGCATTAACACTGTTTTGTTGTCTGAAGTTAGTGGGGTCAAGCTGATCttactttttcatgtttttcagaaTGGTTTTTCCAAGTGGTGACTGTGGATTCACACACTTCCTCTTAtctgctgttgttgtgatgctgggagagaagaagaggcgCATTAGAGAGAAGCTGAGTAATGCGGAAGATTAACATGTCCACAATGTGGCTTAATTCAGCTCATGAATTTACATAATCTCTGTCTGTGGACAGAAGATATTTGGGTGGTGTACAACTGGCACTGCCTCGATGAGCTTTGTGTTGATCTGGCCAACATAACCATGTTATCACTTGCATTTATTAGAACTGTGGTCTGATTGTCCTGCAGGAAGAAAAGACACAACCTCATTAGCTGCTGATCATCTTTTAAGCCAGTTTAAGCCAGACTTCAGAGGCAGGCAGGAGatggaaatattttaacttCAAATTCATATTAAATCAGACTGCAgacaatgaaaaagatgaaagaaattatataagaaaaatatataaatggtTTTTCTTAGATTTACTTGAAAGTGGTATTTGGTTTCCATAAGGTTCTCAGGTGTAAGTACAAACCAattttttcctctaaatttAATTGTATTATCCAAATATCAGATGTATAGATGTACTAAACCTTTTTGGTTTTCTTGAAGGACTTTGAGCGGTAAGTTAAAATTATTCAGCTGTCTGCTAATAAAAAGGTTTTACAAAACTTTATCTGtctgtaatatttaataatatttaaagtgGTGGAATTGAAGTATATTTATCAAGTACTGCACTTACTCTCAaccacatttatctgacagctttacaTATTCagattattataaaaaaatataatgaactATTAAATTCTGAGGCCCCTTTGAGGCCACATGTAGGCTGTGGAAcatcatataaacacaatatgtgacatatcatcacataacattcactttcttttataaatgctgcactgtgttcaccagctagtttctgctgtttgttgctaGGCAGGTAGTGTAAAACAGTAAAGGtgttaaaaccaaaacaatgagctcaaAGATGATAAAATGCTGTGTCAAGCTGAGTTCATCACTATCAGCGATCCCTTTAACATAACATTTAGTCACTTGATCCATTTGaagataaaaacattgtttagtgcagctttaaagttcTATTACATAGCATTTCTAAAACACAAGCTCCATCACAAAGGAGAAGACAATCACGGAACACTAACTTTGTACGTAGAGGACAAGCAGGCAGGTGAGAAAGGCAATGACAGCTGAGTTCATAGCTGTGTCTCAAAggatttctctcttttatacACAGAATAACACCCACACAGGGCTGCCTTGCAGCATGACACAGTGGTTTCACTTTCCAGTATgcctctcactttctctttcttgcgTTTTCCTCCAACAAGCCTGTTTCACAGGATCACTCACACTTCTTATCCAGAGGCTTTGGCTCTGAGAATCATTCTACAGAATGGCTTCTTCTTTGTAATATTGTATACATGAAGAAGAGAGGTATTTGAGGAAATATATTCAATTAATTATACTAATTCAATCATTATACTTGCATGCAACAACATAGTCTTGTCAGTATATCATGACTTTATACCTGCACCATTCCAtcaaagacagacatgtctTGTGCATTACCTTTACACATTCTCAAAATTCAACTTGACACATTTGGAATCACTGGAAACTTTAAGACCCTCACTACAATTGACAATAAAATATGTGGTAAAAGTAGCACAAGTCAGCCAAATGACTTACTTAAGTCAATTACATTGCAATACTTATCTACAGTCTGCTGCCATTAGCCACCATAGCCACCAGGCCAAGTAAGGCTTTAGCAACTAAATGCTTGAGTGCACTGAATTAAGAAATGCAACAGCACCTTTATGATGAAGTAATTTATGAGTTAGGACCTTTTTGGAGAAATGAAACACATCATTATAGTATTTTGTACTTCTTGAGGCTGATTTAGCCGGAGCTTCTGTCATGCTTTGTCAGCATGTGTTCCCTTtcttatattttaagcattgCCATCAAGACTTCTAGAGAAATGGGATGTGAAACTGACACAAAAAGGCAGAGAACACCCCTGTGCCAATGTCCAACCTTGAACCCTTTATTATTATGTAGCATGTATAGAGAACATAGTATTCACGTCAAAGATCGGTtggaaatatatgaaatgtgtTTCCAGACACTAAGTTGAAATTCTAGTTCCTGGACCCCCTGGATGAAACTCGACACTGTGTTTGCAATGCTCTACCACAAAGGttagagggagaaagaaaaaggtttcctgataaacattttgtttgatgGGTGCTTGTGTGGGAAATGCCAGCCCATGGCCTCAGCTGAGGGGCGTATGTGCTGCAGGGAGGTGGATACTTTCTGGGTCTCAGTGGACAACTTCACCCCCAGACCAGACATAACATGTCTGACACTGCACCCAGGCTTTGAAGCATGCTCTGTGATTCCCTTTGTGGTACAGATAGCTTATAACTTCAGGCAGGAACATGGTCCACTCAAGGCCAGCGGACCATCTGTTGAGTTTTCAATTATTAGATTTACtataaaaaatgcaacaaaaaccCAGTGGACTAGGGTAATTAAGCTATATCACAGATTTTCAAGCACAAAGCCCCCTTAAACTACCTTGGGTGCACTTTGAAAGCAACTGAGCAATATATATCAAACAGATGCTGCACTAATAGCTATGTCTACAGGCATCAGCTGCCTAGTACGAATAGCGtcctatataaataaaaactattagtGCCTTCTAATATTCATTAGAATATAGAGACAAGTTGCCAGTATACATAGACACAGAGTCTGCTTGTCAGCTGTTGTCATACgtaattttgaattttgtgcatgtgtttttaaagcaagaaaaaaagaaagaaagaaagaaagaaagaaagaaagaaagaaagagagaaagaaagaaagaaagaaagaaagaaagaaagaaagaaagaaaggaaggaaggaaggaaggaaggaagaaagaaaaaggaaggaaggacgacagaaaagaaagaagggagAAGAGACGGTCAGGaattatgaaagaaaaacagaaaagggcAGTGAGGCAGGTGAAGTTCAGGAGTACAGCGAAGGATATATAAAGTCAGACAGCCATCCCAACTACAGCGGTTGGGTGTAAATCTCTATGGCAGGTTTTTAGCCCAGACTTGGAGTTGCAGCTTGAGTAGGAGTTCACGAGATCAGTTTAACAACATCCGTTTTGGTTTGTCGCCAACTGAGGTGAGAAAGCTAGCGTATGAATTTGCAGTGGCACAGGAACTGCAGTTTCCACCAATCTgggctaaaaaaagaaaaagccgGCAGCACTTCTTCAAGCAGCACCCTACACTCTCTCTCAGAAAGCCAGAGGCAACTAGCCTTGCTAGGGCAAGTGCCTTTAACAAGGAGAATGTCAAGGCTTTCTTTGACAATCTGAAGAAG of the Thunnus maccoyii chromosome 9, fThuMac1.1, whole genome shotgun sequence genome contains:
- the LOC121903855 gene encoding LOW QUALITY PROTEIN: C-X-C motif chemokine 2-like (The sequence of the model RefSeq protein was modified relative to this genomic sequence to represent the inferred CDS: substituted 2 bases at 2 genomic stop codons), with amino-acid sequence MNSAVIAFLTCLLVLYVQRQSDHSSNKCKXXHGYVGQINTKLIEAVPVVHHPNIFCPQTEIIITTTADKRKCVNPQSPLGKTILKNMKKHRKKL